The following proteins come from a genomic window of Trifolium pratense cultivar HEN17-A07 linkage group LG4, ARS_RC_1.1, whole genome shotgun sequence:
- the LOC123921917 gene encoding photosystem I subunit O isoform X2 produces the protein MATTTFPTILGMGGATRLTSGFLKPQVIARNPLSKAMALGNGGRVTCFQRDWLRRDFNVIGFGLIGWLAPSSIPAIDGKSLTGLFFDSIGTELAHFPTPPALTSQFWLWLVLWHLGLFISLTFGQIGFKGRTEEYF, from the exons ATGGCAACAACAACCTTTCCAACCATCCTAGGAATGGGTGGTGCAACACGTCTCACCTCAG GATTTCTGAAACCACAAGTGATTGCTAGGAATCCTTTGAGTAAAGCCATGGCACTAGGAAATGGTGGGAGGGTTACATG CTTCCAAAGGGATTGGCTAAGGAGAGATTTCAATGTGATTGGTTTTGGTTTGATTGGTTGGTTGGCACCATCTAGCATACCAGCTATTGATGGTAAAAGTCTGACTGGACTTTTCTTTGATAGCATTGGAACTGAACTTGCTCACTTCCCTACTCCTCCTGCTCTTACTTCACAGTTTTG GTTATGGCTGGTCTTATGGCACTTGGGTCTGTTCATCTCCCTCACTTTTGGGCAAATTGGTTTCAAGGGAAGGACTGAGGAGTACTtctga
- the LOC123921917 gene encoding photosystem I subunit O isoform X1, with the protein MATTTFPTILGMGGATRLTSGFLKPQVIARNPLSKAMALGNGGRVTCSFQRDWLRRDFNVIGFGLIGWLAPSSIPAIDGKSLTGLFFDSIGTELAHFPTPPALTSQFWLWLVLWHLGLFISLTFGQIGFKGRTEEYF; encoded by the exons ATGGCAACAACAACCTTTCCAACCATCCTAGGAATGGGTGGTGCAACACGTCTCACCTCAG GATTTCTGAAACCACAAGTGATTGCTAGGAATCCTTTGAGTAAAGCCATGGCACTAGGAAATGGTGGGAGGGTTACATG TAGCTTCCAAAGGGATTGGCTAAGGAGAGATTTCAATGTGATTGGTTTTGGTTTGATTGGTTGGTTGGCACCATCTAGCATACCAGCTATTGATGGTAAAAGTCTGACTGGACTTTTCTTTGATAGCATTGGAACTGAACTTGCTCACTTCCCTACTCCTCCTGCTCTTACTTCACAGTTTTG GTTATGGCTGGTCTTATGGCACTTGGGTCTGTTCATCTCCCTCACTTTTGGGCAAATTGGTTTCAAGGGAAGGACTGAGGAGTACTtctga